CCGATGGCTCATCTGCTCATCATGCGTGATCATCAAAACACTTACTCCCGACTCCGCAATATGATCCAATACTTCTAGTACATTTTTTGCGTTTGCCTTATCCAAATTTCCGGTCGGCTCATCCGCCATGATAATTTTCGGCTCATTGGCCAGTGCGCGAGCGATAGCCACTCTTTGCATTTCTCCACCGGACATTTTTTTCGGCGTGTGATTAACCCTGTGCGATAGCCCAACCTGTTCCAAAAGTTTTTCTGCGCGCAGGTAGGCAGTTTCCGAATCCTTCCCCGCTATGATCATCGGCAATGCGACATTTTCCTTCGCAGTTAGATAATCTTGTAGATGGAAAAATTGAAATACAAAACCGATTGTCTTATTCCGAAAATGGGACAATTCATTATCATTTAAACTGTTTAATGATTTTCCGTCCACAAAAACCTCGCCCGATGTAGGATAATCCAAACCGCCCAATAACTGAAGGAGGGTGGTCTTCCCCGAGCCGGATGTTCCGATGATTGCGATACTTTCACCCTCCGGCAAACTGATGCTGACATTATTCACAGCAGAGGTAATCGAATCCCCGTCCTGATACTTTCTTGTCAGACCTTTTGCTTCAATGATATTCGCCATTTTGATTAAAATTATTAATTAGTTCCCTTTAAACAAACCTAAAAATCGACCTATCAATCATTAATACGCAGTCTTAGCCAAATTTATTTCACTTGGATATAGCCTTTTTGGCGCATACCACCACCGAAAATACCACCGGTAGGAGGGCCGATCTGCCAGGGCATGATGCGGACCGCTT
The Patescibacteria group bacterium genome window above contains:
- a CDS encoding ABC transporter ATP-binding protein encodes the protein MANIIEAKGLTRKYQDGDSITSAVNNVSISLPEGESIAIIGTSGSGKTTLLQLLGGLDYPTSGEVFVDGKSLNSLNDNELSHFRNKTIGFVFQFFHLQDYLTAKENVALPMIIAGKDSETAYLRAEKLLEQVGLSHRVNHTPKKMSGGEMQRVAIARALANEPKIIMADEPTGNLDKANAKNVLEVLDHIAESGVSVLMITHDEQMSHRYQHVLHLDKGNIKQKGVK